GGGAATTCGCCCGGGGCCTCGTAGGGAAATTCGAGGGGCTCGACGCCGACTTCCTGATTATAAACTCGGCCGGGTGCGGCTCTACGATAAAGGAGTACGGCTATATCCTGAAGGACGACCCGGAGTACGCCGCGAGGGCCGGGGCTGTTTCGGCGAAGGCGAGGGACGTGATGGAGTTCCTCTCCGAGGCCGGGCTCGCTGGGGAGCTGAAAAACCTGAACATAAAGGTCACCTACCAGGACGCGTGCCACCTGGGCCACGCGCAGGGGATAAAGGAGCAGCCGAGGAGCGTCATAAGGCAGATACCGGGGATAGAATTCACGGAGCTCGTAGAGTCGGACGTCTGCTGCGGGAGCGCCGGTATCTACAACCTCGTCCAGCCGGATATGTCGAAGAGGCTCCTTACGCGGAAGACGTCGCACGTCGCCGAGACGGGGGCTGAATACATCGTCGCGGGGAACCCGGGGTGCCTCCTCCAGATCGAAAAGGGCATAAGGCAGAAGGGGCTAGGCATGAAAACCGCCCACCCGGTGGAGCTCCTCGACTGGTCTTACAGGGGCGGGAAGGACTAGCCTTACTCTCCCCAGCCTATCCCGCGCGACTTTACGTCTTCGAGAAGCGCATTCAATTCCTTGTCCTCCGAAACCCAGAAGCTGCCCGATAAATCTGCCGGCATTTTCGGGTCCGGCAATTCGCAGACCTTCAGCACTTTTTCGCAGGGAAGGGTTTTCATGTCCCCGTCCGTGAGCTGCATGCAGGAAAGCGCAAAATCCTCTCCCTCCGCCGCGAATGCCGACCACCTGCCTGGGCCGATCTCGGACGTCCACCCGGCGCTCGCGCCGACGTTCTTCACGGGATGCGTCACCTGGAACGCCGCGCCCGAGACGTTCTGGAGCAAGAAGATGCCCTCCCTGTCGGCTGAGCCCGCGTTCAGAATCACCTGCCCTGCCTTCCTGCCTGAACCCCGTCCCGGCGCATCCCGCGGGCGGCGCGTTTTCGCCTCCCCACGCCGGCGAAGTGTGGAAATGAAGGAATGTCGAAAGAACCAGAAGTGCCGTTGCCGAAACGGCTTTTATACTCATGCCTCGCCTCCGTATCGTTTCTTCACACAACTAAAATAGCATAGGAAAACTTCATAAGTTATCATATTTCAAAAAACGCCGGAGGCCGGGGGATGAAAACCGCCTTAGTACTTTCCGCTCTTTTCGTATTCCTTTTCTTTTCGTCGTGCGACGACGTCGAGGATTTTTTCACCGGGCCGGTGGGCCCGCTCATCGACGCCGGGGTGCTGGAGTCGCAGGACTATAATCTCGTGACGCCGTATTACGGCATGCAGGTCGCGATATCGGGCGGCGTCAGCGCGGGGACGAATCACGTTCTCAACCTCCTCGACAACAGGGCGAGACAGTTTTTGAACTGCCTCTTCGTAGACGGCGAGCGGCTAGGCTTCGAGGACGTCCCGCTCGAAAACGGCACCGTCGTCCCGCCGCTGTCCCAGCTCCGCGTTTACGTCGTCCCCAACCGGTTCGAATGCGAAGCCGAGGGCAGGAATGTCTGCGGCGGCGTCTATTACGGGGACCTCGACGCCATAGCGATAGCCGAGGGCGGGTTCGAGGGGTGCGGGGAATTTTCCGTGTGGAAGCACGAGCTAGGGCACAGGTACGGCATGGCGTCCGACCACAGTAACCAGGGCGATTTCGAGCCCTGCATAAATCCACAGAACTGCAATCCGGGCGACATATTCGATTAAGCTTCTTTCCTCAGCGGGCGGGCTTCGCGCGGCGGGGCCTCGACCCGAGCCATATGACGGCGTTCACGGCGGCCGTGGAGAATACCAGCAGCGCGACCGTGTGCTTGAAGAAATCCCTCGGCATGAGATAGAACGAGAGGTCGAAGCGGTTATTCATCCAGAGATTGTTCTTGAAGAGAAGCGGGTGAAATACGTCCTTCCAGAACGTCCCGAAGAACGGGAGAACCAGTAACAGGCTCAATATTATCGCTATGTTTATAAGCGCGCAGCGTGACGCGCGCCTCCTGTCGAACGTTAGCGCGAGGAGCACGGCCGCCGCGGCCCCAGCGGCCAGCATCTTGTCGAACATGCCCCTCACTTCTTCGAGGTGAAGCTTCTCTTTCTTCGTCCTGAAACTGTCGAGCCCGCCCTGGTGCCTGAAATACGCCGCGAGCTCGTCCATCCCCCTGTAGGCGTTATCGACCCCTATCATTTCGCAGCGCTCGTGCCAGCGGCAGTTGAGCTTCATCCACCCGGACGAATAGAACGTGAGCGACATGGGGACGTAAAAAGTCAGGTAAAAGAGAGAGGCGAAGAGGACGAGTCCCTTCACTCTGTGGAGGAAAGCCTTCGGGCGCGCGGGTTCTTCGGGCATGGTGTCGTCGGTCATTATTATACCCTTTCCGGGCCCGGCCGGGATTCGCCTATGATTCTTTACGCGGCGAGATCGCGCTCCTGATTATGAGGTAGCCGGCGATCGCCGAGACAAAAGAGCCGGCGAGAATCCCGAGCCGCGAGGAGACGCTTGCGCCCGCCGTCGAGCCGTCGAAGGCGAGGGCGCTTATGAAGAGGCTCATGGTGAAACCTATGCCGCAGAGGACGGCGGTGCCGTAAAGAGAGCGCCACGTCGCCCCCTCGGGCAGCCGGGCGAGGCCGAACCTTATCGCGGCCCACGCGAACCCGAATACGCCGAGCTGCTTTCCGAGGAAGAGCCCCAGCGCGACCCCCGCCGGTATCGGCCCCATGAGGCCCGAGAGCGTCATTCCTTCGAGCGACACGCCGGCGTTGGCGAATGCGAACACGGGCATGATGAAGAAAGCGACCCACGGGTGGAGCGTGTGCTCGAGGTCGCGAAGCGGGCAGGGCTCGCCTTCCTTCGTCCGCATCGGGATCGTGAACGCGAGCACGACGCCCGCGAGCGTCGCGTGGACGCCCGACTTTAAAACGCACACCCATAGAACGGCGCCGACTATAATGAAGGCCGCTATTCTCTTCACGCCGAGGAGGTTCATGGCCACGAGCACGGCGATCATCGCCCCGGCGAGGCCCAGCGAAAGAAGCGAAAGCTTCCCCGAATAGAAAATAGCGATTATGACTATAGCGCCGAGGTCGTCTATTATCGCGAGGGTCAGCAAAAAGAGCTTCAGCGACAGCGGCACCCGGCTCCCCAGAAGGGCGAGCACGCCCAGGGCGAAGGCGATGTCCGTCGCCGCCGGAATGGCCCAGCCGCTCATCGCGCCGGGATTGTTGAAGTTAAAGAATACGTAGATAAGCGCGGGCATCGCCATGCCGCCGACGGCGGCTATGCCGGGGAGCGCCACCTGGTCCAGGCTCGAAAGCTGGCCGTCCAGGACCTCGCGCTTTATTTCGAGCCCGACCAGGAGGAAGAACACCGCCATCAGCCCGTCGTTTATCCACAGGAGGAGTGGCTTCGCTATTTCGAGCGCCCCGAGCCTCACCTCGAACGGCGTTTCTATGAGAAGATTGTACAGCCCCGAGAGCGGGGAATTGCTGAGCGCGAGCGCGACGGCGGCAGCGCCGACGAGGATTATTCCGCTCGCGGATTCGAGCTCGAGGAAATCACGGATTGCGTTGGCTGCACGGGTTGATATCGACATGGCGCTTGACCGTAGAGGGCAAAAGTATACGATACGCCGCCCCGATATCCAAAAAAATCGCCCCCCGGCTGCAGCGTGCCGGGTGCGTCCGCCGCGCCGCTTTGTAGAAAAATATCTTATGTGTTAATATCCTGAAACCGGGGTAAAACCGGCCCCGGGCGGAGCCTCGATTGGAAATCGGATTCTTCACAATGCCCCTTCACCCGGCGGGCTCGGACCTGACCGAAACGCTCGACGCGGACCTCGACCAGATAGTCACGCTCGACGGGCTCGGGTACAGGGAAGCGTGGATAGGCGAGCACTTCACGGCGGGGTGGGAGAACCTCGCGGCCC
This sequence is a window from Thermodesulfobacteriota bacterium. Protein-coding genes within it:
- a CDS encoding DUF1461 domain-containing protein; translated protein: MTDDTMPEEPARPKAFLHRVKGLVLFASLFYLTFYVPMSLTFYSSGWMKLNCRWHERCEMIGVDNAYRGMDELAAYFRHQGGLDSFRTKKEKLHLEEVRGMFDKMLAAGAAAAVLLALTFDRRRASRCALINIAIILSLLLVLPFFGTFWKDVFHPLLFKNNLWMNNRFDLSFYLMPRDFFKHTVALLVFSTAAVNAVIWLGSRPRRAKPAR
- the nhaA gene encoding Na+/H+ antiporter NhaA yields the protein MSISTRAANAIRDFLELESASGIILVGAAAVALALSNSPLSGLYNLLIETPFEVRLGALEIAKPLLLWINDGLMAVFFLLVGLEIKREVLDGQLSSLDQVALPGIAAVGGMAMPALIYVFFNFNNPGAMSGWAIPAATDIAFALGVLALLGSRVPLSLKLFLLTLAIIDDLGAIVIIAIFYSGKLSLLSLGLAGAMIAVLVAMNLLGVKRIAAFIIVGAVLWVCVLKSGVHATLAGVVLAFTIPMRTKEGEPCPLRDLEHTLHPWVAFFIMPVFAFANAGVSLEGMTLSGLMGPIPAGVALGLFLGKQLGVFGFAWAAIRFGLARLPEGATWRSLYGTAVLCGIGFTMSLFISALAFDGSTAGASVSSRLGILAGSFVSAIAGYLIIRSAISPRKES